The following are encoded in a window of Psychrobacter sp. P11F6 genomic DNA:
- a CDS encoding nucleoside-diphosphate sugar epimerase/dehydratase, with amino-acid sequence MLIKTESNNAYQSSSGFNQWSKRVALYLLSLPRLTKSTLLFSIDFAMSIFCLLLALMLRQGYVASHISLAALAFYAFVPVASLYLIGFYRSASRGFFDAVMGRVLQLFFLLIIVYQVIIYLSPSATIPRSAPVIFLFLFFIWLWNSRLMIRALLKRLQGAGQSRRPDVCCDNVIIYGAGEAGRELLESLRHSYQYNVVAYIDDDPQLTGAYLHGKQIYAAHALPWLIEKLNVAQVILAMPSMSRSRKKQIMDSLSGISVKIKDLPSLRELADEIVTVSHIRPVDILDVLERETVEPVAELLQKNITGKNVLVTGAGGSIGSELCRQIIKNKPKCLVLYEQSEYALYTIDQELGNLKTANADYQNIEIISIIGSVSNEKKLINIFEKNHIKTIYHAAAYKHVPIVESNPFEGTINNTKGTYHCARAAIQARVETFVLISTDKAVRPTNVMGASKRLAELVCQGLSQSNSQTCFSMVRFGNVLGSSGSVVPLFTKQIEQGGPITITHPEITRYFMTIPEAASLVIQAGAMAFGGEVFVLDMGAPVKIVDLAKRMIRLTGCELKDDSNPHGDIEIVFTGLRPGEKLYEELIIGEDNIEPTFHPLIMQAMEHSFPLQDIENILFEFAEKAKQQDVVWLKTQFKFFVEGYREGSDKDVEVEKVDTTLTNEMG; translated from the coding sequence ATGTTGATAAAAACAGAGTCAAACAATGCTTATCAATCGTCCAGTGGTTTTAATCAATGGTCGAAGCGTGTGGCTCTGTATTTATTGTCATTACCACGCCTGACTAAAAGCACCCTCTTATTTAGTATAGATTTTGCCATGTCGATCTTTTGCCTATTATTGGCATTGATGCTACGACAAGGGTATGTGGCTTCTCATATCAGTCTTGCAGCATTGGCTTTTTATGCATTCGTGCCGGTTGCTAGCTTATATCTTATTGGTTTTTATCGCAGCGCCTCTCGAGGGTTTTTTGATGCAGTGATGGGTCGTGTGCTGCAACTGTTTTTTTTACTTATTATTGTTTATCAAGTCATCATTTATTTGAGTCCATCAGCGACGATACCGCGCTCAGCCCCCGTTATATTTTTATTCCTATTTTTTATTTGGCTGTGGAATAGTAGGCTCATGATCCGCGCGTTACTGAAACGTCTACAAGGTGCAGGTCAAAGCCGTCGTCCAGATGTCTGTTGTGACAACGTGATTATTTATGGTGCAGGAGAAGCTGGTAGAGAGTTGCTAGAAAGTTTGAGACATTCTTATCAGTACAATGTAGTGGCGTATATCGATGATGACCCGCAGCTTACTGGGGCCTATTTACATGGCAAACAAATATATGCAGCTCACGCGCTTCCGTGGTTGATAGAAAAACTCAATGTGGCGCAGGTGATTTTGGCCATGCCCTCTATGAGCCGTAGTCGTAAAAAACAGATTATGGACAGTCTGTCAGGTATCTCCGTTAAGATAAAAGACTTGCCAAGCTTACGTGAGCTTGCTGATGAGATAGTAACTGTCAGTCATATACGACCCGTTGACATATTAGATGTGCTCGAACGAGAAACAGTCGAACCTGTTGCGGAGTTGCTACAAAAAAACATCACGGGTAAAAACGTTCTCGTTACAGGGGCAGGTGGTTCAATCGGTAGTGAGCTGTGTCGGCAAATCATCAAAAATAAACCTAAATGCTTGGTGCTATATGAACAGTCTGAGTATGCTTTATACACCATAGATCAAGAACTTGGTAATCTAAAAACAGCGAATGCTGATTATCAAAATATTGAGATTATTAGCATCATCGGCAGTGTCAGTAACGAAAAAAAATTAATCAATATATTCGAAAAAAACCATATAAAAACGATTTATCACGCTGCCGCCTATAAGCATGTGCCTATTGTTGAGTCCAATCCCTTTGAGGGCACCATTAATAATACTAAAGGCACCTACCATTGTGCCCGTGCTGCGATACAGGCTCGCGTTGAGACTTTTGTGCTGATTTCTACTGACAAAGCCGTGCGACCTACCAATGTTATGGGAGCGTCCAAACGCTTGGCTGAGTTGGTCTGCCAAGGATTGAGTCAAAGTAACAGTCAGACTTGTTTTAGCATGGTGCGTTTTGGCAATGTTTTAGGGTCATCAGGCTCTGTGGTGCCGTTATTTACCAAACAGATTGAGCAAGGCGGTCCGATCACCATCACTCATCCAGAGATCACACGCTATTTTATGACGATTCCAGAAGCGGCCAGTTTGGTTATTCAGGCAGGTGCGATGGCATTCGGTGGTGAAGTGTTTGTGCTTGATATGGGCGCGCCCGTCAAAATTGTTGATCTGGCAAAACGTATGATTCGTTTGACAGGTTGTGAGCTAAAAGATGATAGCAATCCCCATGGCGATATCGAAATCGTATTTACTGGCTTGAGACCGGGTGAAAAGCTTTACGAGGAGTTAATCATTGGTGAAGACAATATCGAACCTACTTTTCATCCATTGATTATGCAAGCAATGGAGCACAGCTTTCCTTTGCAAGATATCGAAAATATTTTATTTGAATTTGCAGAAAAAGCAAAGCAGCAGGATGTGGTCTGGCTGAAAACACAGTTTAAGTTTTTTGTCGAAGGTTACCGAGAAGGATCTGATAAAGATGTTGAGGTAGAGAAAGTAGATACCACATTGACCAATGAAATGGGTTAA
- a CDS encoding oligosaccharide flippase family protein, with the protein MSSGVFSSIQSTINRLKTSHFVRDVVMVGGGIAAGQAIAMIFMPFLTRLYRPEDFGIAAAFTAIVSIITPIATMGYANAIVMPDSDEDAAAIARLSILLSVVIAVFSFIVVYVGKFHLASWMGMESTPNMLYLIPLTLLVGAFLSVADQSAIRVGLFKAKARAYVESKLVTDSSKLIGGMLAPSGMLLILLTIAGQLTNFIMQMLRVPRVGVLNVRHWFGTKGIRHAAISQRDFAIYRMPQSILNAASVGLPTILLASLFSASSAGQYSLAVLVLGAPAMLLGQAVGEVFYPKITRAITANSPEAYQFLLKVTLILLVVGIVPFGTVFVFGDYLFSLVFGAEWALAGSYSQWLSIWLLTSLVSGASTAALPALRLQRFLLIREVFAVVFRAAALYVGFYVFESDMIAIALFSFVGVLLSLSIIYVAFRRLVHIDEVEQ; encoded by the coding sequence ATGAGCTCTGGAGTATTTTCATCGATACAGAGCACAATAAATAGGTTGAAAACCAGTCACTTTGTGCGAGATGTGGTCATGGTCGGTGGCGGGATTGCTGCTGGACAGGCCATCGCCATGATTTTTATGCCATTTCTCACCAGACTATATAGACCTGAGGATTTCGGTATCGCTGCTGCCTTTACTGCTATCGTCAGCATTATTACGCCGATTGCCACTATGGGCTATGCCAATGCAATCGTGATGCCTGACAGTGATGAGGATGCTGCGGCCATTGCCCGATTGTCCATATTGCTCAGTGTGGTGATAGCCGTTTTCTCATTCATTGTTGTCTATGTTGGCAAGTTTCATTTGGCAAGTTGGATGGGTATGGAAAGCACGCCAAACATGCTATATCTCATACCATTAACGCTATTAGTCGGTGCCTTTCTTTCTGTCGCTGATCAGTCTGCTATTAGAGTGGGCTTATTTAAAGCGAAAGCTCGAGCTTATGTCGAAAGCAAGCTTGTGACAGATAGTAGTAAGCTGATAGGCGGTATGCTAGCGCCTTCAGGGATGTTGCTTATTTTATTGACGATAGCAGGGCAGCTCACAAACTTTATCATGCAGATGCTTCGTGTACCTAGAGTAGGTGTATTAAATGTCCGTCATTGGTTTGGCACTAAGGGTATTCGACATGCTGCCATATCGCAGCGTGATTTTGCTATATATCGTATGCCACAAAGTATCCTGAATGCGGCTTCAGTGGGGTTGCCAACTATCTTGTTAGCATCACTATTTAGTGCCTCTTCTGCAGGGCAGTATTCGTTGGCTGTCCTTGTGCTTGGCGCGCCAGCGATGCTGTTAGGTCAGGCGGTTGGAGAGGTCTTCTATCCTAAAATTACGCGTGCCATCACAGCAAATTCACCTGAGGCTTATCAATTTTTATTAAAAGTGACGTTGATTTTATTGGTGGTTGGTATTGTGCCATTCGGTACGGTGTTCGTTTTTGGCGATTATCTTTTTTCTTTAGTGTTCGGTGCAGAGTGGGCATTGGCAGGTAGTTATTCGCAGTGGCTGTCTATTTGGCTTTTGACCAGTTTAGTGTCTGGTGCGAGTACTGCGGCATTGCCAGCATTACGTTTACAGCGATTCCTTTTGATTAGAGAAGTGTTCGCAGTGGTATTTCGTGCTGCAGCGCTGTATGTAGGTTTTTACGTTTTTGAGTCAGATATGATAGCCATTGCCCTTTTCTCATTTGTTGGGGTGTTGCTCAGTTTATCTATCATTTATGTCGCTTTTCGGCGTCTTGTTCATATCGATGAAGTGGAGCAGTAG
- a CDS encoding glycosyltransferase family 2 protein, whose translation MISVIIAAFNAAATIDRCINSIDVAKKSHDIELIVIDDGSKDHTASLLHSWASARSWITVKSQKNGGVAEARNTGLDIATGNYIVFIDADDTIDDWYFDFVFEQAVDRDVEMLAFGHKRMMLDGSVIERPNSTAEYSRQDIEMLQLRVTENRHIYWYACTKVYSKNLIAELRFDSDVKFGEDGIFNIACLSKANRLSVLPDCPYNYYENATSITSSQYKSGLLESIEADYTARVRIHDWSISATEKQVLLSDFARSYVEHMLPYLLNNLAHIDMKKRRAELVKIRQSFVYQNCLPHYYQRHPARGIRVLILCFSRRWYVMTLVILQLSWSKAKVKKYA comes from the coding sequence ATGATTTCAGTCATTATCGCTGCATTTAATGCCGCTGCTACTATTGATCGTTGTATTAATAGTATTGACGTTGCGAAAAAGAGTCACGACATTGAACTGATAGTCATTGACGATGGTTCTAAAGATCATACTGCTAGCCTATTGCATAGCTGGGCGAGTGCTAGGTCATGGATTACGGTGAAATCTCAAAAAAATGGTGGCGTGGCAGAGGCTCGTAATACTGGGCTCGATATCGCAACCGGCAATTACATCGTTTTTATAGACGCGGATGACACCATTGATGATTGGTATTTTGATTTTGTCTTTGAACAAGCTGTAGATCGAGATGTCGAGATGTTGGCATTTGGTCATAAACGCATGATGCTGGATGGCTCTGTTATTGAGCGTCCTAATAGTACGGCAGAATACTCACGGCAAGATATCGAAATGCTACAACTGAGAGTGACAGAGAATAGACATATATATTGGTACGCCTGCACCAAGGTGTATAGCAAAAACTTAATCGCAGAGCTGCGTTTCGATAGCGACGTCAAATTTGGTGAGGATGGTATTTTTAATATCGCATGTCTAAGCAAAGCGAATCGTTTATCGGTGCTGCCAGACTGTCCATACAACTACTATGAAAATGCGACCTCGATAACAAGCTCACAATATAAATCAGGGCTTTTGGAATCCATTGAAGCGGACTATACAGCCAGAGTCAGGATACATGATTGGTCGATCAGTGCTACTGAAAAGCAAGTGCTATTATCGGACTTTGCTCGTAGTTATGTCGAGCATATGCTGCCATATTTACTTAATAATTTGGCGCATATCGATATGAAAAAACGTCGTGCAGAGCTGGTTAAAATACGCCAGTCTTTCGTTTATCAGAACTGTTTGCCGCATTATTATCAAAGGCATCCAGCACGCGGCATTCGTGTATTGATTTTATGTTTTTCACGGCGTTGGTATGTTATGACGCTGGTTATTCTTCAACTGTCTTGGTCTAAAGCAAAGGTGAAAAAATATGCTTAA
- a CDS encoding polysaccharide pyruvyl transferase family protein yields the protein MNIAAIKKLIPLKLKKHLAAYMGARGLPLPTGKRCFVFLAADYGNIGDIAISHAQKQYLQRVLTDYDVVSVAISQTRFVLNSIKQQIKETDIVTIIGGGNMGGTYPDIEELRQLVIKSFPANRIVCFPQTLDWNDSIQSKRALQRIVKVYAKHPDIHVFARESITAAKLIELFAEYSNVHIGLVPDIVMSANATVLGTTDCLAPSGILRCLRDDKEAALSAEQYAMIDKALADTGYQIEKTDTHAGGSQLDEAHCTKLLTDKLSQFRAAKLVVTDRLHGMILCLLSGTPCLVLPNANHKIRQTQLDWLGGHPRLVFLELEEIADIATFIDSLLSLPHGTMDESPVDIAEYDDLKKALVAI from the coding sequence ATGAATATTGCTGCTATAAAAAAGCTCATTCCACTCAAACTAAAAAAACACTTAGCCGCCTATATGGGAGCGAGAGGTTTACCATTACCAACTGGTAAACGATGCTTTGTTTTTCTTGCCGCCGACTATGGCAATATTGGTGATATTGCTATTTCTCACGCGCAAAAGCAGTATTTGCAACGTGTGCTGACGGATTATGACGTTGTTAGTGTGGCTATCAGTCAAACCAGATTTGTGCTCAATTCAATTAAACAGCAAATAAAAGAGACGGATATCGTCACTATCATCGGCGGCGGTAATATGGGTGGCACGTATCCTGATATTGAGGAGCTGCGCCAATTAGTCATCAAGTCATTTCCTGCCAATCGAATCGTTTGTTTTCCTCAGACACTAGATTGGAATGATTCTATTCAATCTAAACGTGCCTTGCAGCGTATTGTGAAAGTTTACGCCAAGCATCCAGATATACATGTTTTTGCCAGAGAGTCGATAACAGCGGCAAAACTCATCGAGCTTTTTGCTGAGTACAGTAATGTGCATATTGGTCTCGTACCAGATATTGTGATGAGCGCGAATGCAACAGTGCTGGGTACGACAGATTGCTTAGCGCCTTCAGGTATTTTGCGCTGCTTACGAGATGACAAAGAAGCCGCATTATCAGCTGAGCAATACGCCATGATAGACAAAGCCTTAGCAGATACTGGCTATCAAATTGAAAAGACCGATACACACGCTGGTGGTTCGCAACTCGATGAGGCACATTGCACAAAATTACTGACGGACAAGCTTAGTCAATTCCGTGCTGCAAAATTGGTCGTGACTGACCGGCTGCATGGCATGATTTTATGTTTGCTATCGGGTACGCCGTGCTTGGTACTCCCGAACGCCAATCATAAGATAAGACAGACGCAGTTGGACTGGTTAGGCGGTCATCCAAGGCTGGTGTTTTTAGAATTGGAAGAGATTGCTGATATTGCAACATTCATCGATAGCCTTCTGTCCCTGCCTCACGGTACGATGGATGAGTCTCCAGTTGATATAGCTGAGTATGATGACCTAAAAAAAGCGCTGGTAGCGATATGA
- a CDS encoding glycosyltransferase family 2 protein translates to MTTIETPLVSIIVPVYNVASYIDACLASIKQQTYQNIEIIVVEDCSTDDSKQALASHLIDERIKVIQHHENSGLSAARNTGIKSAIGKYMMFVDSDDIIDTRLVAACVDCALTTNAEVVTYGFTPFKDGITETDLPYPASNLAFEATEIDGSYFSLPHFAWLKFIKSSAVRSASLQFPVGLYYEDWPFHWHLGLATNIKYHLPIDFYLYRQRGTSITGSTDKKLLDLFVIHAEVISLVEDYQADEVKKTLANKIKQSHWSILTRIDNDYLAAALAQAKKADKTLRLKGYKSDLTVRNMMISNIVRMPTQVAFLMLQVLRQALDKRARVKGQGMTDSE, encoded by the coding sequence ATGACGACTATCGAAACGCCATTAGTAAGTATCATCGTACCAGTGTATAACGTTGCGTCATATATCGATGCTTGCTTGGCATCCATCAAGCAGCAGACTTATCAGAATATTGAAATTATCGTTGTAGAAGATTGCTCCACTGATGATTCAAAACAAGCACTTGCGTCACATCTCATAGATGAGCGCATCAAAGTCATTCAGCATCATGAAAACAGCGGTCTTTCTGCGGCTCGTAATACTGGTATCAAGTCTGCGATAGGCAAATACATGATGTTCGTTGATTCTGATGACATTATAGACACTCGCTTGGTGGCAGCGTGTGTGGATTGTGCGCTCACCACGAATGCAGAGGTCGTGACGTATGGCTTTACACCGTTCAAAGATGGTATCACGGAGACAGATCTACCGTATCCCGCTAGCAATTTAGCATTTGAGGCAACCGAAATAGACGGCTCATATTTTAGCTTACCGCATTTTGCATGGCTCAAATTTATTAAATCTAGCGCAGTGCGGTCTGCCTCGTTACAGTTCCCAGTGGGTCTGTACTACGAAGACTGGCCTTTTCATTGGCATCTTGGCTTGGCTACTAATATTAAGTATCACCTGCCCATTGATTTTTATCTATACAGACAGCGTGGCACGTCGATCACAGGGTCAACAGATAAAAAACTATTAGACCTTTTCGTTATCCACGCAGAAGTCATCAGTTTAGTAGAGGACTATCAAGCGGATGAGGTTAAAAAAACACTCGCCAATAAAATTAAACAAAGTCATTGGAGTATCCTTACTCGTATAGATAATGACTATTTAGCAGCTGCATTGGCACAAGCTAAAAAAGCAGATAAAACGTTACGACTAAAAGGTTATAAGAGCGATTTGACCGTAAGAAATATGATGATTAGTAATATCGTACGTATGCCGACGCAAGTTGCCTTTCTGATGTTACAGGTGCTTCGTCAAGCGCTAGACAAAAGAGCAAGGGTTAAAGGTCAAGGGATGACAGATTCAGAATAG
- a CDS encoding glycosyltransferase produces the protein MTIQRVLHIVGKMDRAGAETMLMNLYRHIDYSQMQFDFITFTDEVGDYDAEIIALGGRIIPILADHSLARMWKLKNFLKQHPDYQIVHAHMLLNNAFHLLAAKGAGVPHRISHSHSTSNGKTNIVKKIYEQWAFITNRKLATDKMSCGEQAANYLFGSIKDVWLLPNAVDIKQMMTVANQSRQYIDQEFGDEGLKIIQVGRLNEVKNHQFSLEVAEQLKQRQIAFTLYIVGQGSLEARLRQQVADKSLLDTVKFLGMRTDITELMASADYMIMPSLHEGFPVVLVESQTVGLKALVSDQVSPEVDLGLGLVQFLPINSAKDWVDCLLAPKQPKPNEKDITAALNLYGFSAATNAQILMQKYLSV, from the coding sequence ATGACTATTCAGAGAGTGCTGCACATCGTGGGGAAAATGGATCGGGCTGGGGCAGAGACCATGCTCATGAATCTATATCGCCATATAGATTATAGCCAGATGCAGTTTGATTTTATCACTTTTACCGACGAGGTCGGTGACTATGATGCTGAAATAATAGCGCTGGGCGGTAGGATTATACCGATTTTAGCGGATCATTCATTAGCGCGTATGTGGAAGCTTAAAAACTTCCTTAAACAACATCCTGACTATCAAATCGTTCATGCTCATATGCTATTAAACAATGCTTTTCATCTGCTGGCTGCTAAAGGTGCTGGCGTGCCGCATCGTATTTCACATTCTCATAGTACCAGTAATGGTAAAACCAATATTGTTAAAAAAATATATGAACAGTGGGCGTTCATTACCAATCGTAAATTGGCCACGGATAAAATGAGTTGCGGTGAACAAGCGGCAAATTACCTATTTGGCAGCATAAAAGACGTGTGGCTATTGCCCAATGCTGTGGACATAAAACAGATGATGACAGTCGCTAACCAATCACGACAGTATATCGACCAAGAATTTGGCGATGAGGGGCTAAAAATCATCCAAGTTGGTCGTCTAAATGAGGTTAAAAACCATCAGTTTTCTTTAGAGGTCGCTGAGCAGTTAAAACAACGTCAGATCGCCTTTACCTTATATATTGTTGGACAAGGTTCATTGGAGGCGAGGCTCAGGCAACAAGTAGCAGATAAGTCACTCCTAGATACGGTCAAGTTTTTAGGGATGCGTACGGATATCACAGAATTAATGGCCAGCGCCGACTATATGATCATGCCTTCGTTGCACGAGGGTTTCCCTGTCGTCTTGGTCGAGAGCCAAACAGTTGGGTTAAAGGCGCTGGTTTCTGACCAAGTATCGCCTGAAGTAGATTTAGGACTTGGATTAGTACAGTTTTTACCGATTAACTCAGCCAAGGATTGGGTTGATTGCTTATTAGCGCCTAAACAGCCAAAGCCCAATGAAAAAGACATAACCGCAGCGCTGAATTTATATGGATTTAGTGCTGCTACCAACGCGCAAATACTAATGCAAAAGTACTTGAGTGTGTGA
- a CDS encoding EpsG family protein, with amino-acid sequence MLPYLLVLSLVIFWIVLEKKSLNRTSFWLPLIILTLFAGLRSYRVGTDTGNYTRNFNSQLNAEYFRFNEDIEFGYQLLEYALLRMTTHYFWLLVITSLIIVYCYLRVIKKYSVNYWFSVFLFITLGVYTFSFNGLRQGLAMAIFTLAIPYLLEKRFIPYLLICAIASLFHVTALFMIPFYFIVNLRVKPLYKILATFLGSLLVSGILVAYISSTNDRYEGYAKASDEAGGFLTLGFYAAIMILIILVSYLYKIKDKEFQKLITFYASGVVFIIPLAMLGTSPSGPQRLLAYFTWTLVLILPMILKRINNIYLYIASIIIFLMYFVLTTSRFSNLSPYIINPIFEVF; translated from the coding sequence ATGCTTCCATACCTGCTGGTTCTTAGCCTTGTTATTTTTTGGATCGTACTGGAGAAAAAATCTCTCAATCGTACGTCTTTTTGGCTGCCGCTAATTATATTGACATTGTTTGCAGGCCTTCGTAGCTACCGAGTTGGTACGGATACAGGAAACTATACGAGAAATTTCAACAGTCAATTGAATGCCGAATACTTTAGGTTCAACGAAGACATTGAGTTCGGTTATCAGTTATTAGAGTATGCGTTGTTACGTATGACCACTCATTATTTTTGGCTGCTTGTTATTACCAGTTTAATTATTGTCTATTGCTATCTTAGAGTGATTAAAAAATACAGCGTAAATTATTGGTTTTCCGTATTTTTATTTATTACGTTAGGTGTTTATACTTTTTCTTTTAATGGACTGCGTCAAGGATTGGCAATGGCGATCTTTACCTTGGCCATTCCTTATCTGTTAGAAAAACGATTTATTCCATACCTGCTGATTTGTGCAATTGCTTCATTGTTTCATGTAACCGCATTATTTATGATTCCATTTTATTTTATCGTCAATTTAAGAGTAAAGCCCTTATATAAGATTTTGGCAACATTTTTAGGGTCGCTATTAGTGAGTGGGATTTTGGTCGCTTATATTTCTTCTACTAACGATAGATACGAGGGTTATGCGAAAGCATCCGATGAAGCAGGCGGATTTTTAACGCTTGGTTTTTACGCGGCTATCATGATTTTAATTATCTTGGTCAGTTATCTGTATAAAATCAAAGACAAAGAGTTTCAAAAATTAATAACATTTTATGCGTCAGGCGTGGTTTTTATCATACCGTTAGCGATGTTGGGCACCAGTCCTTCAGGTCCTCAAAGGCTGCTTGCGTATTTTACATGGACATTAGTTTTGATACTGCCTATGATTTTAAAAAGAATTAATAATATTTATTTATATATAGCGAGTATCATTATTTTTCTCATGTATTTTGTCTTGACGACATCGAGATTTAGTAACTTGAGTCCGTATATTATCAATCCGATATTTGAGGTTTTCTAA
- a CDS encoding glycosyltransferase family 2 protein, with protein MKNQTYISIGIPIYNAEAYLEDAIKSILAQTHELWELILIDDGSTDASLAIAKRFEESDHRIKVIADGINKKLPARLNQLIEEANYDYIARMDADDLIHPDRLAIQLSFLEKNPDYDLVSTGVVSIDNFNKVYGCRHIDQIYTEFKEIAAAYPIVHAAVLAKKSWYERNKYNENYPRSEDYDLWCRAISNQDLNLAVLPDLLYYYREEGNLSLSKITRSYKDSFKTYCEYKGNSYLGSLKLSAKLTTVNFLDSIGLLQKIANKRNKLTISDTLRNHHQSVVNSICAK; from the coding sequence ATGAAAAATCAGACATATATATCTATTGGTATTCCCATTTATAATGCTGAAGCGTACTTGGAAGATGCTATCAAATCCATATTGGCTCAAACGCATGAGTTATGGGAGCTTATATTGATCGACGATGGCTCTACTGATGCGTCATTGGCCATCGCCAAGCGTTTTGAAGAGTCTGATCATAGAATAAAGGTCATTGCTGATGGGATAAATAAAAAACTGCCTGCTCGATTAAATCAGCTTATTGAAGAAGCGAACTATGATTATATAGCGCGCATGGATGCCGATGATCTAATTCATCCGGATAGACTGGCGATTCAATTAAGTTTTTTAGAAAAAAATCCAGATTATGATTTGGTTTCTACAGGTGTCGTGTCTATTGATAATTTTAATAAAGTTTATGGTTGTCGTCATATCGATCAAATTTACACAGAATTTAAAGAAATAGCCGCTGCGTATCCTATTGTGCATGCTGCTGTTTTGGCAAAAAAGAGTTGGTACGAACGAAATAAATATAATGAAAATTATCCAAGGTCTGAAGATTATGATTTGTGGTGTAGAGCTATCTCAAATCAAGATTTAAATTTAGCGGTATTGCCCGATTTATTATACTATTATAGAGAAGAAGGGAATTTATCATTATCTAAAATAACCAGATCATATAAAGACAGTTTTAAAACGTACTGTGAATATAAAGGAAACAGTTATTTAGGTTCTTTGAAATTATCAGCAAAACTGACAACAGTCAATTTTTTAGATTCGATAGGATTATTACAAAAGATAGCCAATAAAAGAAATAAATTAACAATATCTGACACGCTAAGAAATCATCATCAGTCAGTGGTAAATAGTATTTGTGCTAAATGA
- a CDS encoding glycosyltransferase, translated as MTLKICFLMTDAVSFNVLYRDQLEYIRDHADVEITLICGGDKQQLDILRERKIGKVINLNFQRKPSLFKDAQSLALLTRYMLSNRFDVVVYLTPKALLLGSIASAVTLQKRRIAFSVGRAYENFSGLKKRVFQGLDILSFGLSHEVLFVSESLLSVCLAENILKKSKATVIDNGSFNGIDTDLLQPMAQLEKEALRKKYKIPENTFVICVVGRVCDDKGFKDIEYISEKLRAENVYFMFIGDCEDDVGKVVVEKVVKDNRGVYIPANPNVHEVFQCADLHLFLSYREGFGSVAIEAASCAVPTFAYDVVGVKDSVKEGISGRKFNFKDMSSVAEAISAAATDKEFEKRYPDARDWAIANFERKQLWQSYLSFYLRNRDDRVNDKRRAAK; from the coding sequence ATGACATTAAAGATATGCTTTCTAATGACAGATGCGGTGTCATTTAATGTGCTATATCGCGATCAGCTTGAATACATTAGAGATCACGCGGATGTTGAGATCACCTTAATCTGCGGTGGCGATAAACAGCAGTTAGATATTTTACGTGAGCGCAAAATAGGCAAGGTGATTAATTTAAATTTTCAGCGTAAGCCTTCTTTGTTTAAAGATGCTCAGTCACTCGCGCTTTTAACCCGCTATATGCTATCGAATCGTTTTGATGTGGTGGTTTATTTAACACCTAAAGCCTTGTTGTTAGGGAGTATCGCAAGTGCTGTTACATTGCAAAAGAGACGAATTGCTTTTAGCGTGGGTAGAGCCTATGAGAATTTTTCAGGTTTAAAAAAGAGGGTGTTTCAGGGTCTGGATATATTAAGCTTTGGCTTATCTCACGAGGTTTTATTTGTTTCTGAGTCTTTGCTCAGCGTATGCTTAGCAGAAAATATCCTCAAAAAAAGTAAGGCAACTGTCATTGATAATGGCTCATTTAACGGCATCGATACTGATTTGCTGCAACCTATGGCTCAGCTAGAAAAAGAGGCGTTAAGAAAGAAGTACAAGATACCTGAAAATACCTTTGTGATTTGCGTGGTAGGACGAGTTTGTGATGATAAAGGCTTCAAAGATATTGAGTATATATCCGAAAAACTAAGAGCAGAAAACGTCTACTTTATGTTCATAGGAGACTGTGAAGACGACGTAGGAAAAGTAGTCGTTGAGAAAGTTGTCAAAGATAATAGAGGTGTATATATACCAGCCAATCCAAATGTACACGAGGTTTTTCAGTGTGCTGATTTACATTTATTTTTGAGCTATCGTGAAGGGTTTGGCAGTGTCGCTATTGAAGCAGCAAGTTGCGCTGTTCCAACTTTTGCCTATGATGTCGTTGGTGTAAAGGATAGTGTCAAAGAAGGTATCAGTGGTCGAAAATTTAATTTTAAGGATATGTCGTCTGTCGCCGAAGCGATCAGTGCTGCTGCTACTGATAAGGAATTTGAAAAAAGATATCCTGATGCAAGAGACTGGGCCATTGCAAATTTTGAACGCAAGCAATTGTGGCAAAGTTATTTAAGTTTTTATTTACGTAATAGGGATGACCGCGTAAACGACAAAAGGCGGGCTGCAAAATGA